The sequence GCTGCAAAGCGAACGAAGTGTTGAAGACATCAATCTTGCCGTTGGCGAAGTCGGCCGCATAAAGGAAGTTGCCCGAGCCGTTGTTGGCGTAGGCCAGACCCGTGTAGACATGACCGGGGTGACTGGCCGCGGTGACGGCGGTTACCGAACTGGCGGCCGGCGCGTTCGGGTCCCAGCCCGTGATATTGCCGGTGATCGAGGCGAAGAGGAAATTCGCCCCGCACGGCGCGCTGGCGCAAGGCCCGGGCAAAACGAACTCTGTAGCGACCGGGTTGGCAACTGTCCCCGTCGGCAGGCCACCGGGGATGGTCACGGTCTGCGGACTTGGGTTGAGCGTTACGGGCGCGCCCGAAGGTTGGTCGCCGCGAATGAGTTGCGTCGTACTCGTCCCGTTGTTGGCGACCCAGAAGGGGCTACTCGCAGTCAGCGAAATGCCCCACGGGTTGACGAGCAACGGGTCGAGGACGGGCGCATAGCCAGGCACGTCCGAGACGAGCGTCGTCAGCCGGTAGGCTGAACCAGGAGCGATAACGGGAATATCTGGCTGTTGCGCAGTCACCCGGCGGTTAAGCCGCGAAGAAGACAGCATTAACGTCAATGAGCCGGCCAGTATTAGGCCGATCAGAATGTAGGGACGACGTGCAGCCCGACGAATTTCGCGCATGGACAGTTCCTCCTGAGTAGTTTGGACGTGACGCAGAAAATGGGGGGATTATTTCTGACAGGAGAGAACTCCCGTCGCTAATTTTACTGAACCTCAATAAAGCCGAATGCGCGAAACTTTATGCTCGAACATTCAACCCTGTCAAGTAATTCCGTCAATTTGTTGAACGGCCTTCTCAAACCTCTGATGTCGAACTGAAAACAGAAAAGCCCGCGCAAGTTTTCATCGCGCGAGCTTTAAGTCGAACCGAGAGTCCATTAACGATTAGGGATTGATCTTCACCAGTGGCGGACTATCACCCGGCGTGGGCCGGCTGGTTGCTGCGCCCACTCGTACAACGACGGGAAGATTATCACCGCGATCGACTGTTGACGGCAGCGTGAACGTTACCAGATCAAAGCCGGGCTGGTCCGTTGGTACGTTCGATGTGGCCACAATCGGGGTGGTCCCAATAATCACACTGATAAGGCTGGCCGTGGTGGCGCGCACTCCGGTCAGATGCAACTCAAGTACTGTCGGCACCGGAGACCCGCTGGCGTTTGGCGAAGTGACGTTGAATGGTTCCATCTGGCATCCGGATACCGCCGGATTTGTAACGTTACAAATCACGGCGCGGCCGTTGGGGCCATTCGTAGTTGTTTCAATGTCAGGCTGCGCGGCGACAATCGCAATGTTGCCCCGAATCACAGTGCCATTGTTGTTGATGACGATCGGATAGACGCCGGCGGGAAGACCGCGCGGCACCACAAACGAAATCGCGGACGAACTCACTGAATAAATTCCGGCGGCGGCGCCCCTGATTGAAACCGACACGCCTTTAAGCTCGACCGGCAAGGCCGGCCCGAAACTCGTCACTGATGCGTTTACCGTTGCCCCGGCTGCAGGCGCGAGGCTCGCACTTGAAGTGATCCGGGCCAACTCGCCCGCGGCCAATCCCGGCGCAACCAGTGGTCCGGCCGCCGGACTTCCAGTGGGGCTGGGACTCGGTGAAGGCGAAGGACTACCGCTGGGACTGGCAGTCGGCGATGGAGAAGCGACGGGAGCGAGACTCGCGCCCGTGAGTACTGAAATCGTCGCCGATGAATCCGTGGTCGCAAGCGGCACCAGATTGTAGTAAACCTCAGCCGAGAAATCTCCGTTACCGCCACCCAATTCAGCGCCGCCGTAGGTGAACGCCACGCGCCGTCGTGAATTGCTCGGCAAAGAGTTCAACGGTGCAAGCACGTTAGTTGAGGTGATGTTGGTTAATCGGGTAAACGGACCGGCTGTCTGCGCCGGCAGTGACGTCGCGAATAGCTGCGTCACGCGTCCGGGATTCATTCCCGTGAGGTCCTGATCGCTTGTCGGGAACGTGCCGTCGCTTTTGAAGTTAAGGGCTGAACTGAACACGACTGTTCCCGGACTGGTGCCGGTATAGTCGGTGAATCCCGGGAAGTGGGTGACGGTTATCTCGAGCGCTGACGTAGAGCGTGGTCCCACCTGCGCAAATGTATCGCTCAGGCTGTCATAGACGAAAGCCGCGAAGAAGTCTTTGTTGGTCGCGCTATTCGCCTTGGGATCATCTGCCAGCGACGCGAAGACAATGTATCGCCCATCGCGACTCAAGCGTCTGCCGAGCGTAAACAAAACCGCACTCGTGTTTCTTGTCTTGGTTACCTGGCGCAGACTGCCGGCGACGATCGCTGCGCCGTTATAAGTGGCGAGGTAGATCTCACTGTTACCTTTACCCCCGCCGTCGTCATTGTTCGCTGTCAAGTTGGCGTTCGATGAAAAAGCGAGCGTAAAAGCGCCGCCACTACCCGCAATGTTCGCGTTCCCGTTGCGGATCGGGGACGCATTATCTGTCGTTATCGTGCTCGTGGCTTGCGTGAAAATACCTGTGCCGCGATTGAAGAGAAAGATTTCAGGATTCGGGATTTGGCCCGTATCGACATTACCGGGCGGCACAAGATCGCGAGTCGAAACGAACGCAATCACATCGCCGGCATCGCTGATTGTGGCGTCGAGGTTATCGTCGGCGTAGAAAGGAGCACATACGCCTAGTGGACAATTCGGATTAGCTGAACCCGGCAGCGGCGCGCGACTGGCAGGCGTATTCGTCACTCGAGTAAACGTTCCCGTGCTCAAGTCCTGAAATGCGAGGTCCGCACCTTCAGCCAAATTCACTGCATCAGGAACGGTGAACTGGTAGGTCCAGATCTCGGTATTCATGTCCGTGTTCGTCGGCGCGCCCGGGTCCGTCCCGTCAAACAGAGCAGGCGTCACGGGTGCATTCGAGCTGAACACAATCGTGTACGTTCGGTTACCCGCCGAGAGCACCGGCTCAGCACTGATCATCGGCCGGCGGTTCGTGATTTCGATCTTAATACTGGTGGGGTCGATCGGAGTTGGCGTCGGACTGGCCGTCGGCGACGGGCTGACGGACGGGCTTGGACTCGGACTAGGAGAAGGCGACGGACTGCCCGCGGGATTCAGCACACTTCGCGTGTTCGTCAGTTGAAAAATTCGCCGCTGAGCGTAGTCATACAGGAAAATCTCGCTGTTCCCGTCGGTGTTAGCCGGGCTCTTGGTGGCCCCAGTCTGTCCCGGCTTAAGTGTCGACGCGTCGGCAACAGATTCAAACACGACAAATCGTCCGTTGGCCGAAATGTCTGTCGCGAACGAATTGCCGTTCGCGCTGGTGACCTGCGCGACAAATGCGTCGGGAGTGGTAGCGGTTGTTTGGGCCGAAGAAAGCGCGCCCGCAACCAGCATGCACGCGGCTGCGGCACACAAAATGGCAAATAGAAGTCTCAGCATGAAGATACCAACGAAATAATCAGTTGCTCACCGGGGATTGAGCCAAAATTAGAAACCGCAGTGTACTAACGGTCAGAGTGCGCCATTGTAATGGTTAGGCCGCGTGACAGCAAGCGAGCCTTGATCCAAGTCCTCACGCTTCGGATGCGCGAAAAACCGCCGCGGTTTACCGGATTTACCTGAATCCCTGGCCAATCTGCTCAGTCCCGAAAGTGCCGAGGCCGTTGAGGCGGAAGGCGAAGACCATGCGGTTCTCGCTCCGCAATGCCAGATTGAAGGTGAAGTACTGCATGGTGACGGCGCAGCACTTCCATGTGTAACCGAGCGTCGCGGTCGAGCTGACCAGCGCGCGCTCGCCGGCGAACGGATGCTTCTGAAAATCGAAGAACAGTGAGAGACCGCCGAATAATCCATTTTCACGATCACCAAAAAATACAGACGGGCTCCATTGTGAGCCCCGCAATGTTCCCGGCTCAGCGCCCTGCGGGTTTGCAAACTGCCTGAGCGACGGCACCAGTTCAACCGCACGCGTGTAGTAGAAAGTTGAAAACGCTTCGATGATAGCCGTGCGATTGAAGCCCACCGTAGCCGCCATCGCCCGCAGCCCGCCGCCGCGCGTGTCGATGTCGCTGCGAAAGTCAGCGAACGTGTGCTGTGTCGGCCGATAACGCACGTCGATGTTCAGGGGCGAGAAGCGCCGCGGCACCGCGCCATAGCTAAAAGCCGAGAATGTGTCGATCGGATAGAACTGATTGCGCTGTCCGGGAATTAGCGCGCCGCCAAAGAACCGATCGAAGAAATACTTTCCGCGTAAGGTGATGGTCAACGCTTCGTAGGGCTGGGTCGCCAGCGAGTCTTTCTTCTCGCGCGCGAGTCGCGCTGCGGTCGGCCCGACACTTTCCGTGGAGCGACGCGTGAAGAAACGATTGGTTAAGCCGAACTCAATCTCGTTCGTGTTAGCGATCGCATCGACATAATCGAAACGAATGATCCGGTGAAAATCATCGATGCCTGCAATGCGACGATAAGTGATGTACGGCTCGATCACGTGACGAAAGCGAACTGAGCCGTCGTCGCGGCGGAAGTTGCGGGCGAGCGCCGGCGGCCGCACGTCTAATTCAAATTCGCCGTAACCGCGCACGACGTCGCGAGGCGTCACCAACTGCGTCACCGGGTCGAATGAATTGGAATAATAAGTGCCGCGCACGCCGGCCGTTGCGGTCACGGACCAGCCCGCAAACGTCAATGGCACCGAAACGACGGGATGAAAATCAAAACGCTGCACAATCGACGGAGTGAAGATTGGATCGCGACCCACCTCATCGCGGAAGAGGGCAAGGTCACCCGCGGTTTCTTTGCGGCTGACGCCTTCGACGCCACTCTCCCACGACAGATATACGGGCAGCTCCTTCAGCCAGCGCACAATCGATGGACGGCGATCGAAATTAAGACTGGGCAGTTGACGAAGACGAATCTGGGAATTCTGAAGCGAGGTTGCTTGCGAATTCATCCGAAAGTTCAGGCTGTACGCGTTGTAGTTCTTGTTGATGAAAACCTGCGAACGCTCTTCCGGTGAAATCGCTTTCTGAATCGTGTCCGAAAACCTCTGCCGGAACGCCAGGTTCGAAGTGATATTCACGTCGGCCGCCGCCAGGAAGCCATTGGGAAAGTAGTGCACCGCGTCGACGTAGAAGCTCGAGCCGCCCTCATCCGGATGATCCGCGTCTTCTTTCGGCCCGAGCACGCGATCTTTAACGATGAAAAATCCGAGGTTCATGAACGAGCGCGAGTTGGCTCGCGTCCGCAGGTCGCCACCGATTCCGTAACCGCGCTTCGAATACAAGTCTCCGCGCAGAGTGAAATCAGCCGACCGGCCGAGCGTCAGGTAGTAAGCCTCAGAAATTCGAAAGCCTTTTTCTCCCGACGCGCTGAAGGTCGGGGTTAAGAATCCGGAAGATCGATCGCGATGCTTGATCGAAATCGACACGTAGGGCATGAAGATCACCGGCAGGCGCTTGATGCGAAACGACGCCGACTTAATCCGCACTCGATCGCCCGTCTTGATCGTGGCTCTCTTTGCGCGAAAGCTCCACTTCGGAACTTCTTCGTCGCAGGCGGTGATTTCGCCGTTAATGACGACAATGGTCGTCAGGTTGACCTTCTCGACACGATCGGCCGTGAAGTACATGCGCGTGCCGTCTTGCGTCTGGTTCGTATAGCCGGTCGAGTTGACGAAGAAGCCTGTCTTCGTCCGGTAATTCCATTCCGCGTGACTGCCGGTGATGCGCTGCTGATCGCCCTGATCGAAAACTACGTTGCCTTCCGCGATTACTTTGTTCGTCGCGTCGTAGACAGTTACTTTGTCGGCTTGCAAGCGATACGTGCCGATGCGGGCGTCAACGTTGCCTTCGCAAATCGACACCCGATTTTCTGCCGGCCCGGAAATGCTTTCCCGGTTACAAACGACGCTGAGCGATTCCGTGCTCTGCGCGCCTGGCTGCTGAGCGGTCACCGTCGGCCGGATCGGTTGATCCTGTTGCAAAGGATTTACGTTCGGCGTGTCGGTAATCGGGTTCTCGACTTTGCGATCGACCGGATTGGGTTGTTGCGCTGCAACGCGCGTGACGACAAAAAGCGCCAGCAAGAGGCATGAGAGAATGGTCAGTACGCGCGAGCTTCGCAGCAGCACATCGCCCTCTCCCTGTGGGAGAGGGTCGGGGTGAGGGCTTAGCGCACCGTTCGTCTCTTGGATCTTTATTCTCAACTAACCGAACCACAAACGATGAAAGAAAGTTTCGTTCTTTGTTTACGGCAGCACTAGCTTCGCCCCTCGCCCTACCCTCTCCCAAAGGGAGAGGGAAACACAATTTTTTGAGAGCCTTGCAAATAGTCAATCGCGCCTTCTGCGAAGCGATGAACCCGCAGCCGGCGCGCCGTTTTCACTAAGCAAGTGCGCCGATGCTAACATGCGCGCGCGATGGGGAACAAGCGAGTTGCTGACGAACCGAAAGCGTGATCATTTGACATTTGGCATTTGAGATTTTTCATCTGGTCATTGCAATCTCGATGTTCCTTGCGATGTCGAACGGCAACCTTCTCTAAACGAGAACGCTCGCGACTTAAATGGCCACGTGACAAATGTCAAATGCCAAATCTCAAATTGATCCCACTTCGCTCCGCTTAATGCTCGTCGCCGGTGAAGCTTCCGGCGATGCCCATGGCGCATCATTGGTGCGTGCCCTGCGCGAAGCGTCATCTCAAACGAACTTCGAATTCTTCGGCGCCACAGGCGCACAGATGCGCGCGGCTGGAGTCGAGTCGATTGTTGATACAGACACGCTGTCCATCATGGGCCTTTGGGAGGTCGGCAGTGTGCTGCCAAAATTTCTGCGCGCGTTCGGCGATCTGAAACACGGCGCAATGGAGCGCCGTCCCGACGCGGTAGTTTTGATCGACTGGCCGGAATTCAATCTGCGACTGGCGCGTTGGCTACATCGGCGCGGCTTCCGTGTCATTTATTACGTGAGTCCTCAGGTATGGGCCTGGCGTTCATATCGCGCGCACAGCATCCGGCGCGACGTCGATCTGCTGCTCTCAATTTTGCCGTTCGAAAAAGACTGGTACGCCGCGCGTGGCATGAATCACGTTGAGTACGTCGGGCATCCGTTGGTTGGGACCGTGAGCCCAACCTTCGATCGTGAAGAATTTTGTCGCCGTCATGATCTCGATCCCGCGCAACCGATCATTACCTTCTTGCCCGGCAGCCGCCACAAAGAACTTATGCGCATCCTGCCATCAATGCTTGATGCCGGAGCGCGAATTTCAAAAACTCGACCAGACATTCAGTTCGTTCTCGTGATTGCACCCAATCGCGCCCTGACAGAGGTGCAACAGATCACTTCCCAAAGGCACGCCGGTTCGCTGCCTGGCACGCTGCGGGTTATTCATCACGAAACGCGTGAAGCGCTGGCCGCATCCGATGCGGCGGCGATCGCCAGCGGCACGGCGACGTTAGAGGCGGCGCTGCTCGGCACGCCGATGGTCATCGTTTACAAAGAATCGCCGATCAACTGGCATTTGCTGGGCCGGCTTATTCAGGTGGATAACTACGGATTAGTGAACCTGGTCGCAGGACGTGAAGTGGTGACGGAACTGATGCAGAACGATTTGAACGGCGAGCAGTTGGCGGGTGAACTGCTCGCCTTGCTTGAGCCTGCCCGTAACCAGGGAGTTCGAAATGAACTGCAGGAGGTTTCAGCGAAGCTTGGCGAGCAAGGAGCCTCGCAACGAGCAGCCGCAAGCATTCTGGAGTTCCTGCGCTCGAGAACCTGAGCCGGCGACCTCGATCGTTTCTGAAGTGGACTCATTTCGTTCACAAACCTGTCACATTGGGTCTTGTACGCGCTCAGTCCGGCGGTTAGAATCACATTTGCTCAGCACCTCACGCATCGAGCAAGCAAGGCCCCACAAAGTTGAATAGGAGTCGATTACTTCCCTTTGAATTTTAGAAAACTGTTCCCCTGTCTGCTGACTGCCGCCTGCGCGCTGTCTCTTTCCGTCACCGCTGTCGCCCAGAAAAGGAATCCTGATGATCGCCCGCGCTATGCGCTGGAGATTCATAATCCGCTTCCGGAAGCACCGACAGAAGAGCTCATCGACGACAGATCGCCAGCGCCTGCAAAGAACGCCTCTGCGGAGGTCCGCTTTCAGACGCAATTGTTCGGCGCGATTGAATCTCATTTGGGAGCCCCATATCGCTTTAACACGACCGGGCCGAACACCTTCGACTGTTCCGGTCTGGTGTGGCGCACGTTTAACGAGATCGGCGTGAACTTCACGCGCGGTCCGGCACGCTCATACTGGGCGGTCTTTGAAGCGCCGCCGGCGAACGAGCGGTTCAAAGCCGGCACCCTGGTTTTCTTCAGTGGCCTGACGCACGTGGGCATCGTCGCCGACGAAAAAGGTTTCTATCACGCCTCGCGCCGGAACGGTGTGATCTATTCCCCGTTTAGTGAATATTGGCTTTCGCGAATTGACGGCTTCCGACGCGTGCCTTTGGAAGGGCTGCAGCCAATCGCGATGAAGCGTCAGCCGAAACCGGCAGTCGTTAACCTTAGCGACGAGGGAACGCCGCGCTAGCTCAGAACCACCTGCGGGACCGGGTGGTTTGTCTCACGGAAAGACTTCTATAAATGAGAAAGCCGTCGCGAGAGATCGCGGCGGCTTTTTTGTCTAAAGTGGCACAGACTTCAGTCTGTGATCTTCGTACTCATCAGCACCACTGAAGTCTGTGCCACTTCTCAGTTCTTGAACACGAAACCCGGGTGGCGGCTCCTGTCTTTCTTCTCCCAAACCGCAACTATCTTATCGACGGCGATGTAAAAAACCTCGCCCTCATCATTTTTCAGCTGCAGCACGCTGTTCTCGACGCCCACACATTCGCCGCGCAGGGCTGAGGTGCCCGCGCAAATAACATCGATTTCGCGTCCGATCAGTTTTGCGAGAAGTTGTTCCATTTTCGGAGCGCCCGCATCCTGCGGGCGGTTCGCAGGCATCCTGCCTGCCACTGCGGATTAGTCTTCGTCACGAAATGTAATCTGCACCAACGGCAGAACCGTCCGGTCGTTCTGCTGGCTACGTTCGAAGGTCAGCAGATCATAGTATGCGCAACGTTTGCGCGCGGGAAACTCGCGACAGGTCAGCGGACGCGCGTCGTAAATCGTGCAGCGGCGCGTTTCCAGATTGAGAAACTTACACGCTTCTCCGAGTACTGGATCTGATTTGCGGCGCAGAATGCGCTCGCCTTGCCAGGTGGTCGTGAAGCGCTTTTCGGCGGTCGCGTAGTCGACGGTGAAGTGCCTCGCCAGCCGCTTAATGTCGCGCGGCGTCACTTGCACGCGCTCGTAGATCGCGCAACAGTACGCCGGGCAACTTGAACAATTGTAGTAGGTGCGATTCGGCACCGTTTCTATTTCGTTCGAAAGCTTTAGCCGTCCGTTGTTTCCCATCGTCCTTTTGAGCCTATCGCAGTCGGTCCTGACCTATCGCCTGGTCGATCGTCTGTACTCAGTTAGCAACAACTCCATGAACTCTTCACGCCGGTCGTACAAGCGTCGTGGTGGCCGCGGCTTGTGCTTCGCCAGAGCGTACGCCGTAATAATCGGAAGGGCCACGGTTGAATCAAGGTAACAAACTACTGCATCGGGCAAGCGATCGGGATCCACTTTGCCCCACGAAACGGCTTCGCCCGGCGTCGCACCGGAAAGGCCGCCCGTGTCCGGCCGCGCGTCAGTGACTTGCAGAAAATAATCGTGGCCGCGCTCATCGATGCCTAAAACTTCCTGGATCTGCGGTTCGGTTTGCAGGGCAAAATTCTTTGGCGAGCCTCCGCCGAGAATGAAGATGGCCGACTTGCCTCCGGATTTCTTCTTATTTGAACCCTTGACCCGATCACGAATCAATCCGCGCTTCGCCGCCAGCACAATCGATGCAGTTTCATTCACGTCCAGCGAAGGATCGAAGGCGAGCTTGTTGCCTTGTAGAGCCTTCGCCGCGACGTTCATGCCAATCGATGAATCGCCAGGCGACGACGTGTAGAGCGGTACCGCATGTTCATGCGCCGCCGCCAGCAACGATTTGTTCTTGATTCCCAGCTTTCGTTCGCGCTCCAGCACGTAACGGCCGGCACGATAGTGAAACTCGGCGGTGGACATCGGCTTTTGAAATTCGTCCGCTTCGATCATGCGGCGAAAGAACGCGTCGGTGTCGAGCAGAACTGAGTAATCAAAGAAGATGTCGTAGATCCTGACCACCTCTTCTTCGCGTAGAACGACGTCCGAGGTCTGCGCGCTGCCTTCGTGCATCGAAAGGCCGAGACCAAAGTGCGTGTCGTGATAAAAGTTGGCGCCGGTTGAAATGATCCAGTCGATAAAGCCTGCTTTGATGAGCGGAATGAGGGCCGACATGCCGAGGCCCGCCGGCGTCAACGCGCCGGTCAACGTCACGCCGACGGTGACGTCGGGCTCGAGCATCTTCTCGGCAAACAATCCGCACGCTTCGCGCAGACGCGCCGCGTTGTAAGCGACGAACGCGTTATCGACCAGATCGACCAGCTTCGTCGTGCGCGTGATGGGCTTCGGATCGATCCGTCGCCCGCGCAGAAATTTACTTTGCTTCTTTGCCAACGCTTCTCAGTTGAGGAGTGAATTTAACCGCGAAGAACGATAGTCAACGAGGAGTGAATTGTTGTCAACGTAAAAAACACGTGCCCGCCGGTAAACAATCAACCCGTCGCCGTCCCGACTGGCCGAGACTCAGGAGCTTGCTTCAATCTCAGTCGCCCGATCCGTTTCTCATCAGCGTTGAGCACTTCGACTTCGAGACCGCGAAGCGTCAGTTGTTCACCTACTCGCGGCACGCTTCCCTTCTCGGCCATGACTAAACCGGCAATAGTCGTAAAGTCGTCCGCTTCGATCTCCATGTCGAACAGCCGCTCGATCTTGCCAATCTCTGTGCTGCCCAGGACCTCGTACACCCCGTCGCCCACGGGAACGATCTCCTCCAGCTCCTGCCTGCTGATATCTTCGTCTTCGATCTCGCCCACGATCTCTTCAAGGATGTCTTCGACGGTCACCAGACCCGCCACGCCGCCGTATTCGTCAATCACGATGGACATGTAGGTGCGCGCCTTCTGCATCTCCTGAAGCTGCTTGTCGACCGGCTTGGTCTCAGGGACAAAGAAAACGGGCCGAATAAACGGTGTGATCGGCGAATCCGATTTGCCCAGAGAGAGCAGCGGCAACAAGTCACGGACGTAGACGATGCCTTCGATATTGTCGATCTGATCGCGATAGACCGGCAGGCGCGAGTGACGCGATTCGATAATGATATCGCGCGCCTGGCGCACGGTCGCGTTGTTCGGCAGCGCCACAATTTCTGTGCGCGGCGTCATCACTTCGCCCACGCGCGTGTCGCCGAATTCGATCGCCGATTGAATCAGTTCGCGCTCTTCCTCTTCGATGATGCCTTCCGCTTCGCCGACATCGATTAGGGCTTCGATGTCGTCCCCGTTGTCTTCTTCATCCTCTTCCGAAACGTCCTCTTCCACATCAACCTTGCGCATCCGATCGAACGAGCGGTGCCAGGGTTCAGCCGCGAAACTCAGCACGCGATAAAACGGCGCGACCCACGGCAACAGGCGCAGAAGTTTTGACTCCGGATTACGCAGGGAGATCAGGCGCGGAATAAATTGACGAAAGATTGCGGCGAGGACCAGCGTCACGGCGAGGGATACAATCAGGCCGACGGCCGCGCGTGAAAACCAGCGCAAAGATACGAATGTGACCAGGACCGTGAAGGCGACCAGCAGGATCTGAATCGCGGCTGAAAGAGTAAAACTGAACCGCGAACGATTCTCGAGAATCTCATTGAGCAGCGGAGCGTAGCGCGCTTTCGGCTGTTCCTCGGCTTCGGCCGCGAGCCGACGCAATCCGACGTCGCTCAACTGGCCGAAAGCCATGTCCACCGTAGCGAGAAATGTCAGCGCCAGCAGCAGGAGAAAACTGACGGCTAAAGCAATTTCCATAGAGGCGACTAAATAGTAAATCGTGAATCGTGAATAGACAAAGACTTGGAGTGCGGCGACTTGTCGCCGCTTTCCCAAAGCGCTGACAGGTCAGCCACTCCAAAAATACTCGAGTGGTTCACCTTCTCCGCATGCGGGGAGGGGCATAGGGGTGGGGTCGAGGCCGTGCCAACCTCTCCCCCTAACCCCCTCTCCGCTGCTGAGAGGGGAACCATCTTCCTCGATCAAATTCCCAATTTCTTCCGTAATTTAAGCTCCAGTCGATTCATCTCACCGTCGTCCGTCTCATGATCGTGGCCGCAGAGATGAAGTAAGCCATGCAGGATTAGCTGTTCGACTTCGTTGACCAGAGTCAATCCGTTTTCTTTCGCCTGGACCTGGGCGCGGTCTAGCGAGATCACGATTTCGCCGAGATTCGCTTCGGCTTCCGCCTCAAAAGACTCAGGCTGCGCCGGAAAGGAAAGCACGTCCGTGGCCGAGTCCTTCCCGCGAAACTGACGATTCAGTTTTCGCATCGCTGCGTCGGAAACAAAAACAATCACCGCGTCGCGCTTGCCGGCGCCGATTGCTTTTGAAGCTCCCGTAGCGAATTCGCGCCAACGCTTCGCCTGTACCTTGTGACGCCGCTGGCGATTGATGATTTCGATCACATCTCGATCTTCTTGGTGTGCGTCTCGTACGCTTTGATAATCATTTGCACGAGCTTGTGACGTACGACGTCTTTGTCGCTGAAGTAGATAAACTCGATGCCCGCAATGTTGGCGAGGACACGTTCCGCTTCGACAAGTCCGCTCCGCTTTCCGGTCGGTAGATCGATTTGCGTGACGTCACCGGTGATTACCGCCTTCGAGCCAAAACCGATACGTGTGAGAAACATCTTCATCTGTTCGCTGGTGGTGTTCTGCGCCTCGTCCAGAATCACGAACGCGTCTGACAATGTGCGTCCGCGCATGAATGCCAGCGGCGCAATTTCGATGACGCGCTTTTCCAAAAGTCGCGTCACGCGCTCGTAATCGACCAGATCGAACAGCGCGTCGTACAGCGGTCGCAGATACGGGTCAACTTTCTCCTGTAAATCCCCGGGCAGAAATCCAAGTTTCTCGCCCGCTTCAACCGCCGGTCGCGCGAGGACAATGCGGTTGACTTGCTTCTGCATCAGCGCCTGCACCGCCATCGCGACGCCGAGATAAGTTTTGCCGGTGCCGGCCGGGCCGATCCCAAACACGATGTCATCTTTCTGGATGGCCTCGACGTAGCGGCGTTGCATGGCCGACTTTGGCGCTACCTGCTTCTTGCCCGCCGGGCTGAATCGCGAACGCGTGAAGTAATCGTGCAGGCTGTAAGCGCGATCCTCGGCAATTTGCGCAAACGCTTCGCGCAACTCTTTGTCGTTG is a genomic window of Pyrinomonadaceae bacterium containing:
- a CDS encoding C40 family peptidase — protein: MNFRKLFPCLLTAACALSLSVTAVAQKRNPDDRPRYALEIHNPLPEAPTEELIDDRSPAPAKNASAEVRFQTQLFGAIESHLGAPYRFNTTGPNTFDCSGLVWRTFNEIGVNFTRGPARSYWAVFEAPPANERFKAGTLVFFSGLTHVGIVADEKGFYHASRRNGVIYSPFSEYWLSRIDGFRRVPLEGLQPIAMKRQPKPAVVNLSDEGTPR
- a CDS encoding MM0924 family protein encodes the protein MEQLLAKLIGREIDVICAGTSALRGECVGVENSVLQLKNDEGEVFYIAVDKIVAVWEKKDRSRHPGFVFKN
- the lptD gene encoding LPS assembly protein LptD: MLLRSSRVLTILSCLLLALFVVTRVAAQQPNPVDRKVENPITDTPNVNPLQQDQPIRPTVTAQQPGAQSTESLSVVCNRESISGPAENRVSICEGNVDARIGTYRLQADKVTVYDATNKVIAEGNVVFDQGDQQRITGSHAEWNYRTKTGFFVNSTGYTNQTQDGTRMYFTADRVEKVNLTTIVVINGEITACDEEVPKWSFRAKRATIKTGDRVRIKSASFRIKRLPVIFMPYVSISIKHRDRSSGFLTPTFSASGEKGFRISEAYYLTLGRSADFTLRGDLYSKRGYGIGGDLRTRANSRSFMNLGFFIVKDRVLGPKEDADHPDEGGSSFYVDAVHYFPNGFLAAADVNITSNLAFRQRFSDTIQKAISPEERSQVFINKNYNAYSLNFRMNSQATSLQNSQIRLRQLPSLNFDRRPSIVRWLKELPVYLSWESGVEGVSRKETAGDLALFRDEVGRDPIFTPSIVQRFDFHPVVSVPLTFAGWSVTATAGVRGTYYSNSFDPVTQLVTPRDVVRGYGEFELDVRPPALARNFRRDDGSVRFRHVIEPYITYRRIAGIDDFHRIIRFDYVDAIANTNEIEFGLTNRFFTRRSTESVGPTAARLAREKKDSLATQPYEALTITLRGKYFFDRFFGGALIPGQRNQFYPIDTFSAFSYGAVPRRFSPLNIDVRYRPTQHTFADFRSDIDTRGGGLRAMAATVGFNRTAIIEAFSTFYYTRAVELVPSLRQFANPQGAEPGTLRGSQWSPSVFFGDRENGLFGGLSLFFDFQKHPFAGERALVSSTATLGYTWKCCAVTMQYFTFNLALRSENRMVFAFRLNGLGTFGTEQIGQGFR
- the lpxB gene encoding lipid-A-disaccharide synthase translates to MSNAKSQIDPTSLRLMLVAGEASGDAHGASLVRALREASSQTNFEFFGATGAQMRAAGVESIVDTDTLSIMGLWEVGSVLPKFLRAFGDLKHGAMERRPDAVVLIDWPEFNLRLARWLHRRGFRVIYYVSPQVWAWRSYRAHSIRRDVDLLLSILPFEKDWYAARGMNHVEYVGHPLVGTVSPTFDREEFCRRHDLDPAQPIITFLPGSRHKELMRILPSMLDAGARISKTRPDIQFVLVIAPNRALTEVQQITSQRHAGSLPGTLRVIHHETREALAASDAAAIASGTATLEAALLGTPMVIVYKESPINWHLLGRLIQVDNYGLVNLVAGREVVTELMQNDLNGEQLAGELLALLEPARNQGVRNELQEVSAKLGEQGASQRAAASILEFLRSRT
- the speY gene encoding deoxyhypusine synthase; the encoded protein is MAKKQSKFLRGRRIDPKPITRTTKLVDLVDNAFVAYNAARLREACGLFAEKMLEPDVTVGVTLTGALTPAGLGMSALIPLIKAGFIDWIISTGANFYHDTHFGLGLSMHEGSAQTSDVVLREEEVVRIYDIFFDYSVLLDTDAFFRRMIEADEFQKPMSTAEFHYRAGRYVLERERKLGIKNKSLLAAAHEHAVPLYTSSPGDSSIGMNVAAKALQGNKLAFDPSLDVNETASIVLAAKRGLIRDRVKGSNKKKSGGKSAIFILGGGSPKNFALQTEPQIQEVLGIDERGHDYFLQVTDARPDTGGLSGATPGEAVSWGKVDPDRLPDAVVCYLDSTVALPIITAYALAKHKPRPPRRLYDRREEFMELLLTEYRRSTRR
- a CDS encoding YkgJ family cysteine cluster protein, translating into MGNNGRLKLSNEIETVPNRTYYNCSSCPAYCCAIYERVQVTPRDIKRLARHFTVDYATAEKRFTTTWQGERILRRKSDPVLGEACKFLNLETRRCTIYDARPLTCREFPARKRCAYYDLLTFERSQQNDRTVLPLVQITFRDED